TATGTATGTGAGCTgtccttttctctctgaaggagagagaaatttctctacatttgtttataaaaagtTCAAAAGTACTTATATTCTGATATTAACTGAGCACATGTGCAAATCTGTAACTGAAATCCGTCTGAACTGTAGTATTCttcaaatattcagaaacaaCATAGCTGTGTGTCTCTTAATGAAGTGTTTCTGTAGCTGCTgcatatgaattttaaaaagtgaaagattGAAAGGCTAGAGAGCAAAGAACACCACAGAAGTAATAACTATTAGAAAATACGTCATTATAATACTCCTGCAAACATATCAGTGTAAATAAATGCcagatttcctttcctgtcaTTATAAATTGCAGCTTATAGCCACAACAGCATATATAGACgttagaaacaaaacatactCTTGAAAACCTTTCTCAACAGTTCCAATTACAGAGTTACAACAACAACCATAAAATGAAAGTTTCACATAccatttttctgtgtgcttccACAGCTGAAAGATTTGTCGTTGGAGAAAACTGTAaatcagagcagaagaaaacagcatgaaGGAGGTCCCCACTGGTTCAGGTCAGGTAGAGAGGAGAGTATAGCATGACATAACTCACTCAAGACAACAGCAGTAATACTACtttatctgttttctcttcagctgaACGGCAACTtgagaaataattaaacatGAAACAACTGCTGCAGTCTACTTCCTCAAAtatctgtctttaaaattaaaacagtagtAGCTCAGTTACTCCTCCACCCCCATTAAAAGAACTGAGtacttttttttgccttttaaacaaATTCTCACATTACTCATAAATCCACGTGCTGTTGagacaaatgattttttttcttttttttttttttttgttctttttcctttctttttttctttctttctttttcttttttttttttcttttggtctcTTATGCCACAATTTGCTCTCTTCCTTGCCACTTTGGAACATGCTCTTCATTTTAAACTGTGTGTTTCACCTACCTACAGTCTCATGGTTCAAGAAACTATAAGAAGACCTACTCTAAGTTGAACAGTCAAGCCATGGAGAATCCTGAAGGAGGGCaattacaaaatattcagaatgaGAAAGTGAGGTTAATCAGACAGGAGAGAAATGTGTTATGCAAGGGTAGAATTCACTTGAGACAACAAAGATTTATAGAAGCTCaagtttcttctctgttttttttgtttgtttgtttgttttttcatttttagtgcAACCTGTATGACCACAGAAAGACATTAACAATATTTTAGATTTGGAAGTTTAATAACTTCTATTATtattgtggagtctcctttcctggagatattcaaaaacTACTTGGATACTAccctgtgcaatgtgctctaggtgaccttgcttggcaggggggttggactagatgatctttagaggtcccttccaacctcagccattctgtgattctgtgattatttggGCTTCCTTTCTACTGCTTTTACTAagaatactgcttttttttttttttttttttttttttacactaagAATACTGCTTTTACTAAGAAAAGAGCCTTTTACTAATAATCTTTTGAATGCCCAATACAAACAGACAAATCTCttaatagatattttttccattaagaatTCAGCTTCAGTGAATGGGATTTAGGGGGAAggaaaataggggaaaaaaaaaaaaaaaaagtggcaagGACATGGAAAACAGCATACAAAGAGGTAGAAAGTGCTGTGAGTTTCATATTTAGAAGTTGCTATGCTTAACAGTACAAGATAATTTGACGGCTAGGATATTTATTAGtgttaatttattaattttatttctttcttccatacatatttttgtttacattttgaatATCCTTTCATAATTTCTCTGACTGTTGTGGAGCTGACCTCATTTTGCAAGACTGGAACctgaagaaagaacagagaCATAATTTGCAATCAAATCTCCTACTTTTAAAATCCCCTGCTTTTAGTGGCTGACTCAtgtaaacaaaaccaagaaagcacacagaagaaaacatttagtGTCATTACCATTTCAATCAAGGAGTAGGAAAGGGCTCATTAATTCACAATAGGTTCAAGACTGTGTTTCTCATATTTTGTACTTGATTactaaaatactgtaataataataagagtAGCTTGCAATTGACAGGTAACCGGatttttttacaatttataaaatataaaatttataaataatgcaGATGTCTCACTAAAATCCTGCTGAGTTCTACAAGACCATTCAACACTTTtctgggaggaggaaaacattCATTGCAATACCATAAATTAGCTATTCCACCTAGAATACTTCATAGATTGTATGTCATCAGAGCAGAAAGTTATCTTTAGTTAATCTATAGCTATTCATCTtattataaaacaaatgtgCTTACTTAATTGTGCAATAGTACCTAAAAGAATGACAGCACACAAGCTGGATTGTGAAAGCTAATTTTTTGCAAGCACCTAAGTATGCCTCTGATTTATTACACTGGAACAGAGTTTAAGCATGAGGTGCTTAACGTCCACTCACTTTGATTGTAAGTAGGTTTTCTAAAGCACAGTGTGCAGTCACCTAACCCCATGATTTTCAACAGGTAGTCAGTGCCTTTGGAAATCTCTCTGGCAGTCTATAGCTACAAACTTCAGAAACTTTAATAGCTTTACTGtcactttgcttttattttttatattaggAAGTGACTGTCACTCAACCAAGAGCATCAAGAGCATGAGAGTTTCAATTCCGCGCAGAGTGAAACTGCAACTTTAGCTGAATACTAACAGAATCACAAagccaccccccaccccccctttttttttttttaatctaagaaGTGTGGGTAGcaaaatacagtaatatttcCCCGCAAAATAAGGTGGGCAAAAGCAGGGGAGCTCAGCAGTCACAAACTTCATAGCTATAATTTGATTTTTGGAGGCTCAGGGAGATACTGACTTACTGTTTTAGAAGTTCAGTTTTCCCTTAGACATTACGAAAATTTCTCTCGCCTGCTGTGAAACACAAAGTAACCAAAAGCAGCAAAGTACTTCCTACTGCGCCACATGTCGGGAAAGGACATGCTGGTAACAACGCGGGTACTTCGCTGGCTCTCTGAATGGAGAATATCATTTAAAATAGAGCAAGACTCTTTAAACTTCTTAATCGACTGGTGAAGACTgaacttctctctctctctctctctctctatatattttttctaaattagaACTTACAGCATATTACTCTAGTTTATCAAAATAATGATTCTACTGTGTTTGATTTAAAGCTAGGTAGTTTAGTTAAAGTCTTGAAGTcttatgatgattttttttttttttttcccgaaaGAGGCAATCCTTGTAACAATAATTATGATAGCACCACAAGTATCCATTAATAAACATTCAGGGCGCAGTGTTGCACAATTTACCAAGGAAATTATCACATAAGTTGctcaaattttgaaatatataagCTAACTGTTTAAACCAATGCAGACAGATGTACAAAGAGAACCACAGACAGAAATGGATAGCACAATTGAGGAAATGGTAACAAAATCACTTGCAGTAGACTTAAGGGatgtacaaatataaaaatcccTGATGAGAGCATTTGCAGAACTGTGTTTgtagacattaaaaacaaccaaaacagcaaacagaagacAACACCAGAGAAGACTGGCCTACATCAAAGGCAGAGGATGGCAAGTGGTTTCCCTCTCACCTCTCTGGTGAGAGAGGACATCTTCACAGATCTACACAGAGCTTACCCAACAGTCCTGACAGCTAAGATATGACTGGGGGAGCTCCTACCATCACAGAAATAGGCTTTCCCATTTCATGCACCCACCACCGTCACTGACCCAAGAACTGGACCAGAGATGCAGCTGGAACCCAGGGTGGTGATGCAGACCTCTCCCTTACTTCTACCTTTGTAACTtactctccctctctctctttcttcatcATATGTTACAGCCCACTGAGCCCTTTGTAAAAATAACAGGGCTTATATAGCTTCCATTATAAACAAGGTTTAATCAGTTTCTGTCAGAGTAGCTTCTTCCATCAATAATACTTCTCAATTGATTGCCTGGTGTTATGTCAACTTAATTTAGGCCAGGGGTACTTTGAACATTGGTGACCTCCAAGTGGGTTGTTCAGGATGGCTCTCTGGGCCCCCACAGTGCCTTAGCCTGCATGACAGTGAAAGCCTTCCCCTTGCAGCCGCACAGGTGCTCATGCACAGCCCTGTGCCCTTCCTCCCCGAGTGCTCTGGCAGCATCTCCCCTAGTCCTCACACCAGTGGTCTTGGGGCCCTGTCCCTGCAACCTGAATCACACAAGCATTTGTATGGCCAGAGGCCTCTGAGCTGAGGGACAGCAACATGCACCTcactccctcctctccctgaaaGTAACTTAAAACATGCTGCGGGTGGGCAAGATGCCAGGAGGGGAGACTGAAAAGACAGCTGACCCCCTCTCACACAAGAGGGATACTCCTTACCACTTGACattgtgctcagcaataaaactagATGGGGAGAGGGGTGATTCCCCAAAGTAGCCGTTGCTCAGTgtggctgggcatcagtctgCCTGCAGAATGTGGTGAGTGGTTGCTTCTGGACCAGTTCCCCCTCCATCTATTCTATTTCTTATTAagctgtcattatctcaactcacatttttttcctcgCTGCCACCCTTCCAAGCCTCTTCCCTACTGCTAGTGTTGTTGAGGTCTAAGCTGCCAGCCAACATAAACCCATGACGCAACACATGACAGGGCAGAGCATCAAGATTTGTAATGGACTGATTgactaacagaaatattttttatcaagaaagacaaaaattttaCTTCCAGTAGGATGGTAGTACAGGATTACTCAAAACAAGGTTTGCAGACAGATACGAGATAAAACCTTTAATTTCTGTTATGCAATACagtaatttttcccttttgttatgaaaataattctgctgaaagaacattttctcaCCACTCTCAACTCTGTTAAATAATCTTCAGACTAAAGTCCCAGAAAGGACcaggaaatattaaaagcattaaagagcataaataaacaaacgtcgatggggccggatgggataCACccaagtcgatggggccggatgggatccacccaagggtactgagagaactggcagaggagctggccaagccactatccatcatttatcagcagtcctggctatcgggggaggtcccagctgactggcggtTAGCgaatgtgacacccatctacaagaagggccggagggctgacccggggaactacaggcctgtcagtttgacctcagtaccaggaaagctcatggagcagattctcttgggagtcatcatgcggcacttgaagggcaagcaggcgatcaggcccagtcagcatgggtttatggaaggcaggtcctgcttgacgaacctgatctccttctatgacaaagtgtcgcgctgggtggacgagggaaaggctgtggatgtggtctaccttgacttcagcaaggcttttgacaccgtctcccacagcattctcctcaagaaactggctgctcttggcttggactggcgcacgcttcattgggttagaaactggctggatagccgggcccagagagttgtggtaaatggagtcaaatccagttggaggccagtcactagtggcgtcccccagggctcggtgctggggccggtcctctttaacatcttcatcaatgatctggacgagggcattgagtgcaccctcagtaagtttgcagatgacaccaagttaggtgcgagtgtcgatctgctcgagggtaggaaggctctgcaggaggatctggataggctgcaccgatgggctggggtcaactgcatgaagtttaacaaggccaagtgccgggtcctgcacctggggcataataatcccaagcagagctacaggctgggagatgagtggttggagagctgccaggcggagaaggacctgggagtgatagtggacagtcggctgaatatgagccagcagtgtgctcaggtggccaagaaggccaacggcatcctggcttgtatcagaaacagtgtgaccagcagggctagggaggtgatcgtccccctgtactcggctctggtgaggccgcacctcaagtactgtgttcagttttgggcccctcactacaagaaggacatcgaggtgcttgagcgggtccaaagaagggtgacgaagctggtgaggggcctggagaacaagtcctacgaggagcggctgaaggagctgggcttattcagcctggagaagaggaggctcaggggcgaccttatcgctctctacagataccgtaaaggaggctgtagagaggtgggggttggcctgttctcccacgtgcctggtgacaggacgagggggaatgggctaaagttgcgccaggggagttttaggttagatgttaggaagagcttctttactgaaagggttgtgaggcattggaacaggctgcccagggaggtggtggagtcaccatccctggaagtcttcaaaagacgtttagatgtagagcttagggatatggtttagtggggactgttagtgttaggttagaggttggactcgatgatcttgaggtctcttccaacctagaaattctgtgattctgtgaaacaccACATAATTTTTCTGCATCTCCTGTTTCTGTACGTTTTGTCAAAATGGATGGGATACTTCACAGAGTTGTTGGAATGCACCTGTAACTTCATGATCATTTCAAGTTTGCAAAACGTGGTAGACATAGCAAGTTTATTTCTCTATtatccttctgctttttctcccatCTAATCTTGTTAAATACAGTGGATTGGTTTTGCTTACAACAATCTGAGAAATAAGAATTTCAGCTGTTCATAAAGTGTTAACTCATTCTCAATGAAGTTTAAACACTGTGTCATTATCAGGCTGtataaagaaggagaaagatgaTCTTATTATAAAGATGTGTATCAGTCTCGTGTGATTAACAATTCATTCTTAAGCTCAAGACAGCTGTAGCATGATTTATGAGCAATGTTTGCATGAGTATCAACACATTCTTCCCCATTTCACCTATGCAGGacacagaatttaaaacaataaattacctaaaaaaatgcaacaaaagaataaaaaccacAAGCTCTCTCTTAGCACAAGTaatttctgagttttgtttACAATACTTGTGAACATTAAGGGAAGACAATTCAGCATTTTGCTTGTAACAAAGATTAATCTATAAAACAACTGAGTTAATTTCACATATTAAATGTATTGTATACCTTATGCAGACCAAGATAATGTCTGAACTTTGGTATAATTCTGTGGCCACATACTTTTACTTAACAGTTAAACTGCACAGTAATATTTTCAAGACAATAGGATAAataatattacatttaaaaattgtttttcaaataagataataatgtaaattattttattgtgttataaagtattctgaaaaaaaataaactgtaatgaAGAAATCCTCTGAGAACGGACAGTTGAACTGAATTCTCACCACAGTATCTTAAATACTCATTTTCGTATTTATCACTGAAAGCAGTACACATTTTGCTCATATTTAATATAGACAAAGAAACCCACAGAAGAAATTGAATCTATTTTGtctttatagttttttttagtaatttgcTTTCTCAGGGAAACTAAAAAGCAATACCTTCTGTCTTAAGATtgtcttaaatgaaaaaaaatccacttcatGGTACAACACTGAATAACTATAAATTTATCCCAGAATAAGCAAGGTAGGATGAAATAAGGCTGTTTGATGCAGTTCCACTGTAAAGAAGCATTCTCAAGCATAGCAAATGCTTTTGTAATTAACAACTGAAATTTCAGGTGGAAAACTAAGTACTCCCATGACCTAGGTGCAGGAATAATATCTtaatacacacaaaatattcaATTCTAGCAGGAAGACTGAAAACactccacagaaaaaaaatggaagaccTAGAAGTGcaatgtcagatttttttttttcctccacagaatCCTTACTGGCTGCATTACCAGTACTTATCCTTAAGCCTTCCCAACATTCAAGAGGCAAAACTGTTCTCATAatgattttaattctttaatattaaagtaTTCAAGACTGGTTAATTATCATAGTTCACTAACTGCACAGAAAAGTACTGTGGTAGATAGAGCAAGCTGAAGCTCTATTGACTGTgcagctgaaaatacatttctgtatcaAGTAAATGTGGGTAGAAACCAACTTTTATGATTAAGTGTGCTTAAATTTGCTGTTTGGACTATGCATAATGAAGCTTTACAATGTTAACAGGAAAACTGCTATGAAATGACTCATACAActattgaaaaaaatggaactatAAACAAACTGATCACGGTTAAAGATTGGTCCTTATTATTGGAACACATGAAATGAATCATTCCAACAATATTGAAGCATTAATCTTACAACAGAAGACTGTAACTGCACAAAATTGACATTAACCAAATGATTGAGACTGAGAGCTTTacataagaaaacagaagccaaatatattttttggaaaacGTAGTGCATGAAACAGTTAATAGTATGATGTGTCAACAGTTTCCTAAAATTAACATGACTTTTAAACTCTGTTAGGGCTTACAAAATAATATTCATGGTAGTTAAAcataacagaacaaaaaacagctgttaAACTGAAACATGAATAGATGCAAGATGCCCAACTCTGCACCACTTCACACAGAAAATCCTAAATGTACAAATTGCATTGAGACCTATGAACAGACATTCAgtagttctgtaaagaaaaagatctgaagCAGCATCTTAAAAAGTGTCAATGCGCACATAAAAGAGAActtagaaaacacagaagacagacaAACTCTCAAGGAGATTCATTAAAAGTTTATGCAAGATGGAGATTTATTGTCCATTTACAAAGAATAAATGataattataaaacaaatatcataattaaacataaaagctctgaaattttaaaaatatagtcaTTTCTTGTGGTTGAAATGCATTGTTAAAAACAATAGTGCTAGTTGACAGGACCTCTGTCACAAAGGTGCAGTGTAATTTCCTGCAATTACAAGGGGACATGGCTGAACAGGTAAGATACAGATTCACCATTGTGTGTTCTTCGAATTGCCTCAGCCAGGATCATGGAAATGTcaataaactgaaagaaaaaaaataataatcaaggaggtaatttttaaaggatgccaacaaaaacaaactatgCAGTTTAGAAACAAACAACCTGTATGCAAACATTCAATTTACTATTCTGCTCTTACCTCTTCTAGGAGGTAAAATAACATCAAAGCATTAGGTAATTAACCTGGGTATGAGAGTAGGACTAATATAAAGAACAGACTCTAAAATTAAGTAAGAAAACACTGATTTCTGCACAGGCATACTGATGAAGATTTGACAACAGGCCCTGAAAAGAAACTGTTTCAGCCATCAGATGGCAGTGTCCACCTCACACAAGTACAATTTAGTGGAAGTATACCTTTCGAATGCTTGCCTAGTTTcaataagtaaaaaatatatttaaatataaaaaaaaaaacttttaaatttaacattaaaaaagcacTATTTTATACTTTCCTCTTCCCTGCACTAAGGAAAAAGACACATGCCTTTACAGAACAACATAGAAGTTGCTGAGATAagtcagttttgctttttcagtttgcttttgaaagcaaacatatatatgttattGTTATCTTGGGCATTTTCATTAgtgtattttcaaacaaaataaagaagctTAAAGTTTCTATGGCATCCACAATAACCTAGAGTTCCTACATGCAAATACTGATTgattaataatgataaaaaagacAGCTTTACATTTGCTATTCTTTCAGTCAGGCAAACTCAATCTGTTGcagtatgaaatatttttatactctATTATGCTACCTGAATCCCCCTAAAATGGCTCTTCAGTATGATTTAGCAGATGTTTTGCAAATGATAAAGCTACACAATGTATCTGAgaatattgttttcatttcaaggcACAAATTCCAGCATCAGagaatagtaaaaaaaataaaaattcagattttaaacaaatgacaaaaacaccacagtaCCTGAATTTTGGGgcagtgtttcattttctcttcttgggGGATTGTATTAGTTACCACAACAGCCTCAAATGCTGCATTATTAATCCGAGAAATAGCAGGACCAGAAAAGATGCCATGAGTAAGAATAGCATAAACTTTGGTGGCTCCAGCAGATACCAACCTgtagaacagaaatgaaaaagtattcTGTGATGCATGTTTAAATACATGTCTATAGATGATGAAAGCTACAAATctctgtaaaatacattttatacataAATTCCTTCTGAAAGGTACAGGAAGAGTTTTTTCAGGTTGTATGACTTCTAAGTCTCCCCCAAAATAACTGCTAAATAACTTAAATAAAAGTTCTTATCAGTAGCAGGGATACTAAACAAAAATCTTGCACTTTTGATCAAATTAGCAGAAAAACTATGTTGGAAATCAGTTGTATATTCTACCTCAATCAGGCAGAAATGAAGTAGGTTAGACAGCAGTATTCACAACTTTATTGTGCCTCCATTATCATacacctttattttcatttgcaattcAAACAATTCTGTTTGGACAAAGCTACTgaggacaaaaaatatttaatgattaaAAGCCTAGCTTACTGCAAGCTTGTGGGATGAAATGCTGCTGATCACACCGTGAAATGATgcagcacaggagagaaaaCCTGTACCAATGAAAGAACTAAAACAACTTGTGTATGAGTCAGAATCAAATTTGGCTTTGATTGGCCTCTTTGCCTCCAGATACTCAGCTACGCAAGACTACAAATGCAGCTAGGACAGATGGAGGACCTCAACAGTTGATAATGTTACTAGATCATAGCATGAAAAGAGTaagatggtaaaaaaaaaagattagaacACAGAAACATCTCATTTTGAACAACTCACCAGCATCAAAGAATGCTGATCACTCTACAGGGATTATGCACTACAACAAGGTGAGTGTGTACTAAGAAGGCAACTTAAGCAAGTTGATGTGCTCTATCTAGAAATAAGTTTCTTAGTTGATCTGCTGGATATGCATCTAGGTTGCTGAGATGCAAAGCGGCCTGCAATATTTCAGTGAATAAGTCTGAGTAATACCAAAGCCCATCTCACCTAGATTTGTCAATAATGAAAAGCACTACTTCATGACAAGAACATGATGTAAGTCCATATCACACAATCAAAAGCATCTTTCTAGTGAACTGTGCAGATACATTGAAGGTTTCTCATAGTTTTAGAGTTTCCTCTATAAAAATCTATTATAGGTAAATAAGGAAGCACTActtttataacaaaataaataaaggcctCCTTTATTTGAAGTGGGCAGCCTATAAACATGCTTTTAGGTCTGATGAAGATTAGTGTGAGGATAGCAAACAATTGCACAACATATATTTGCAAAATTCCATCAAATTTTCATCAAAGTGAAATATAAACAGAATACTACATGAATGCCTTCCAGGCTGTTTTTGACATCCTGATCATCTAGAAGCAAACAGCAAGCCTTCAACTAAAGACTGCAATCTTGTGGGAAGATCTTCACTTCAAACTGCTAACAGCAACATCTAGCTCACTTAAGCTTCACCCTATTACTTTAACATAACATGAAACACTGTTACGAAGTACCACATGGACCTATTCTGGATGTGAGACTGTTCTTTACAATCACAGTGCCTGTAAGTATTGGACAGGAATTTAAAGTCAAAGTGCTCTTAACTGGGACTCttataaatgctttaaaaaggatTACATCCAAGGGTAGCAACACTACAGTCAATGTTCAACAGCAACAATTTAAAACATTcccatgttttgtttctcagcagctccctccctctTCCAACATGCACTATATATAATTATTTGGGGGTGGGCTTTGCTATAAACCATATCAAAATACAAGATCTTTGGTTCACAGATTAAAAACCTCAAACCTCTGATCGCACCCTCCCAAACCAAAGCTGGCAGCATGTGTTGGGATATGAACAGAAAGGCAGGAGCACTTCAGTCTAGCATTGCCCACCTGTTAATGCCTAATATTTGTTCTTAATGTTAATTTCAGTCCACTTTTCCGATTTTATCAAGAGAGATTTGAAACTAGAATTCTTGTCATACATTTTGAGTTGTGAAGTTACAGCAATAGGAGAAAATAATCATTCATgagtaagcatttttttttaaaaaaaataaggttacAGACAGTACCCAAGTTCAGTGTAGACAATAATGCcaacttctgcagaaaaaaagaatttactaGTACTCTGGGATGTACCAGCACAAAGCCAGCCTGAAAATCTTAAAGTAATCCTTCCTGCTTAGTGTTGCTAGTGACTGAGTTTAGATAGTAGGCCTACGTTCACATGATACACTTCAAGAATTGGACCCTTTTAGGAACGGAAAAGAGCCCTTAGGGCATCAGCAACAGAGCAGAGGTCTAGAAACCATAtggaaagactgaagaaatgggagttatttagttatttagATGAAAACAATCTTCAACTACCTTCTagacaaaagatgaaaaaaaactattctCATCTCCCATGATGAAAAGGATAAGCAGTTTTATATTGAAGATGTACATTAAAGATTAATATTAAACCTGCACTgaacactggaagaaaatactttccaaTATTAAAGCTAGTGAAGCTAGTAAAGGCTCCATGATGAGTTTTTACATAAAGAAtgattttctgacatttctgtctcagtactgaaaaaaaaaaataaatagatggcCCAAGTCCCTGGCTGAAGGGATATATGGCATTTCCTTTACTCTGTCCTTTTTCTAAATCCagattatatatttctgtaaatcttATCTCAATTCCATGTTTTAAGGAAGGCCACAGCTTGTTCACAGGATGGTAAGTCAAGAATCAGTGACCTCACTCCACAGAGGTCAGATGGAGTTATAGCTATGCAACATCTCTCTCAGTTCATCTGCTGTTCTGCAGGTTACAGCACCATGAAGCATCAGTCCAGTTCACCATAATACTTACTTATCTGCTGCATGACATATTGTGCCACACGTGTCAGCCATATCATCAACAAGAATTGCTACTCGGTCTTTCACGTCACCAACCAAGACCATTCTGTCCacttcatttgccttttttctttccttgtgaaTGAGAGCAAATTCCACATTCAGCCTGTCAGCAATTGAAGTAACCCTACGTGACAGGAAGAAATACAACACatttagaaaactattttaaaagaaagaaaagctaaataCATAAGGATGGCTCTGAAAACATAGTTTGCAAGTTCTCTTGCTTTTAAGTTAATGTAGCACAAACTTTAAATAATGAGACAGGTTAGAAATGACCTTAATTCATTGTTAATAAGTACAACCAGAGCGTCTTAAGCTATACAccagaaaagtgttttctaaatTGGCTTTGGTTATCTGGCATTAACCATCTGTCTTTGACATTTCAGCTATTCACAAGTTTTTATTAAGTTGCTACAATACATACCCTAAGGTGTCCTAACTGAAAATAGCATTCCTGGAAtgtgaaacaaaacc
The nucleotide sequence above comes from Oxyura jamaicensis isolate SHBP4307 breed ruddy duck chromosome 1, BPBGC_Ojam_1.0, whole genome shotgun sequence. Encoded proteins:
- the PRPS2 gene encoding ribose-phosphate pyrophosphokinase 2 isoform X3; this encodes MELLIMINACKIASSSRVTAVIPCFPYARQDKKDKKGAVERWSRAPISAKLVANMLSVAGADHIITMDLHASQIQGFFDIPVDNLYAEPAVLQWIKENILEWKNCIIVSPDAGGAKRVTSIADRLNVEFALIHKERKKANEVDRMVLVGDVKDRVAILVDDMADTCGTICHAADKLVSAGATKVYAILTHGIFSGPAISRINNAAFEAVVVTNTIPQEEKMKHCPKIQFIDISMILAEAIRRTHNGESVSYLFSHVPL